From the genome of Pantoea alfalfae, one region includes:
- the bioA gene encoding adenosylmethionine--8-amino-7-oxononanoate transaminase, which translates to MTTPVFSLDDARFDRQHIWHPYTSMRDPLPCYPVVAAQGFQLQLADGRELVDGMSSWWAAIHGYNHPRLNRALTEQVTQMSHVMFGGITHPAAVALCRQLVAMTPEALECVFLADSGSVAVEVSMKMALQYWLGRGETRQQFLTLKRGYHGDTFAAMSVCDPENSMHSLWRGYLPEHHFAAAPACGFDDEWDARDFDDFTRLIEQHHQQLAAVILEPIVQGAGGMRFYHPRYLQQVREACDRYGVLLIADEIATGFGRTGKLFACEHAGITADILCVGKALTGGMMTLAATLTTREVADAISRSAAGCFMHGPTFMGNPLACAVAAESLSMLAEGDWQRQVAAIEQQLRAELLPLRRSPQVADVRVLGAIGVVETHQPVNMAALQQFFVEQGVWIRPFGRLIYLMPPYIISPQALSQLVQAMGSALEHSQHFAA; encoded by the coding sequence ATGACTACCCCTGTTTTCTCCCTGGATGATGCCCGTTTTGACCGCCAGCATATCTGGCATCCTTACACCTCGATGCGGGATCCCCTGCCCTGCTATCCGGTCGTTGCCGCGCAGGGTTTTCAGCTGCAGCTGGCCGATGGCCGTGAGCTGGTGGATGGAATGTCATCGTGGTGGGCGGCAATTCATGGTTACAACCATCCCCGCCTGAACCGGGCGCTCACGGAGCAGGTCACGCAGATGTCGCACGTGATGTTTGGCGGCATTACCCATCCGGCAGCAGTGGCACTCTGTCGTCAGCTGGTGGCGATGACACCTGAGGCGCTGGAGTGCGTTTTCCTGGCCGATTCCGGCTCGGTAGCAGTGGAAGTATCGATGAAGATGGCGCTGCAGTACTGGCTGGGCCGGGGTGAAACTCGCCAGCAGTTCCTGACGCTGAAGCGCGGCTATCACGGCGATACCTTTGCCGCGATGTCGGTCTGCGATCCCGAGAACTCGATGCACAGCCTGTGGCGCGGTTATCTGCCTGAGCACCACTTTGCGGCGGCTCCGGCCTGCGGCTTTGATGATGAATGGGACGCGCGCGACTTCGATGATTTTACCCGACTGATCGAACAGCATCACCAGCAACTGGCGGCGGTGATCCTGGAGCCGATTGTGCAGGGTGCGGGCGGGATGCGTTTCTATCATCCGCGCTATCTGCAGCAGGTCCGGGAAGCGTGCGACCGCTATGGCGTGCTGCTGATAGCGGATGAGATCGCCACCGGATTTGGCCGCACCGGCAAGCTCTTTGCCTGTGAACACGCGGGTATTACCGCGGATATTCTTTGTGTCGGCAAAGCGCTGACCGGCGGCATGATGACGCTGGCGGCGACCCTGACTACCCGCGAGGTGGCTGATGCCATCAGCCGCAGCGCGGCAGGCTGTTTTATGCATGGCCCGACATTTATGGGGAATCCGCTGGCCTGCGCGGTGGCGGCGGAGAGCCTGAGCATGCTGGCGGAAGGTGACTGGCAGCGACAGGTGGCCGCGATCGAACAGCAGCTGCGGGCTGAGCTGCTGCCGCTGCGCCGTTCACCACAGGTGGCCGATGTGCGCGTGCTGGGGGCGATTGGCGTGGTGGAAACCCATCAGCCGGTCAACATGGCGGCACTACAGCAGTTCTTTGTTGAACAGGGCGTCTGGATCCGGCCGTTTGGCCGACTGATTTACCTGATGCCGCCCTACATCATCTCGCCGCAGGCGCTGAGTCAGCTGGTGCAGGCGATGGGCAGCGCGCTGGAACATTCGCAACATTTTGCCGCCTGA
- the modC gene encoding molybdenum ABC transporter ATP-binding protein ModC gives MLSLNFMQQQGAHQLEIDLQIPAKGITAIFGVSGAGKTSLINAISGLTQPQRGRIELNDRLLFDAEQKVALPPEKRRIGYVFQDARLFPHYRVRGNLQYGMAPAMKAQFDSLVSLLGLEALLSRFPLSLSGGEKQRVAIGRALLTAPDMLLLDEPLASLDLPRKRELMPYLQKLAKQVDIPMLYVSHSLDEILHLADNVLVLDAGKVKAFGPLERVWSSSAMRPWLPVSELTSVLRVQVLEQHPDYPMTALSLGDQHIWVSRVNQPVKTPLRIRIASSDVSLALQPPQHTSIRNILPAQVVELLEVGDQVEVKLRIGISELWARITPWARDELGIRPDQWLYAQIKSVSVTP, from the coding sequence ATGCTATCACTCAATTTTATGCAGCAGCAGGGCGCTCACCAGCTGGAGATCGACCTGCAGATCCCCGCCAAAGGCATCACCGCCATTTTCGGTGTTTCCGGTGCCGGTAAAACCTCACTGATCAACGCCATCAGCGGACTGACTCAGCCGCAGCGCGGGCGGATTGAGCTTAACGATCGTCTGCTGTTTGATGCGGAGCAGAAGGTTGCGCTGCCGCCGGAAAAACGCCGCATCGGCTATGTGTTTCAGGATGCGCGGCTCTTCCCGCACTATCGGGTCCGGGGCAACCTGCAATATGGTATGGCCCCGGCGATGAAAGCACAGTTCGACAGCCTGGTTTCGCTGCTGGGGCTGGAGGCGCTGCTGTCGCGCTTTCCGCTGTCGCTGTCGGGCGGTGAAAAGCAGCGGGTTGCGATTGGCCGGGCACTGCTGACCGCACCGGATATGCTGCTGCTTGATGAACCGCTGGCGTCGCTGGATCTGCCGCGCAAACGTGAGCTGATGCCGTATCTGCAAAAACTGGCGAAGCAGGTCGATATTCCTATGCTCTACGTCTCGCACAGTCTGGATGAGATCCTGCATCTGGCTGATAACGTGCTGGTGCTGGATGCGGGCAAGGTCAAAGCCTTTGGTCCGCTGGAGCGGGTCTGGAGCAGCAGCGCGATGCGGCCATGGCTGCCGGTAAGCGAACTGACCAGCGTGCTGCGGGTGCAGGTGCTGGAGCAGCATCCCGACTATCCGATGACCGCGCTCTCGCTGGGCGATCAACACATCTGGGTCAGCAGGGTGAATCAGCCGGTGAAAACGCCGCTGCGTATTCGCATCGCCTCATCAGATGTCTCGCTGGCGCTGCAACCGCCACAGCACACCTCCATTCGCAACATTTTACCGGCACAGGTAGTTGAGCTGCTGGAGGTCGGAGACCAGGTGGAGGTGAAGCTGCGTATCGGCATCAGCGAACTCTGGGCGCGCATCACGCCGTGGGCGCGGGATGAACTGGGCATCCGGCCGGATCAGTGGCTTTATGCCCAGATAAAAAGCGTTTCGGTAACGCCCTGA
- the bioF gene encoding 8-amino-7-oxononanoate synthase produces the protein MSWQQRLQQGLAQRRAADGWRQRRIIDQQATRTLESGGRRYLHFSSNDYLGLTRHPAVIAGWQQGAAQAGAGAGASGHVTGYHRQHADLEAQLADWLGYDRALLFISGFAANQAVIHLLGEKNDRILADKLSHASLLDAASHSPAQLRRFSHNDPESLAARLASPCEGETLVVTEGIFSMDGDSAPLAALAQQTQQAEGWLLVDDAHGIGVVGEQGRGSCWQQGVKPELLVVTFGKAFGVSGAALLCCADIADYFLQFSRHLIYSTAMPAAQATALQAALREIQQGDVLRQQLQQNIAHFRRGAASLPWQLMDSASAIQPLLIGENSDAMALSQRLAEAGCWVSAIRPPTVPPGTARLRITLTAAHRPEDIDRLLEALHDAAG, from the coding sequence ATGAGCTGGCAGCAACGACTTCAGCAGGGGCTGGCGCAGCGCCGTGCGGCCGATGGCTGGCGGCAGCGTCGAATCATCGATCAGCAAGCCACCCGCACGTTAGAGAGCGGTGGCCGCCGCTATCTGCACTTCTCCAGCAATGACTATCTTGGTTTAACCCGCCATCCGGCGGTGATTGCGGGCTGGCAGCAGGGCGCGGCGCAGGCGGGGGCGGGGGCGGGTGCCTCGGGACACGTCACCGGTTATCACCGTCAGCATGCCGATCTTGAGGCGCAGCTGGCCGACTGGCTCGGCTACGACCGTGCGCTGCTGTTTATCTCCGGATTCGCGGCCAATCAGGCGGTGATTCATCTGCTGGGCGAGAAAAACGATCGCATCCTGGCCGATAAACTCAGCCATGCCTCGCTGCTCGACGCCGCCAGCCACAGCCCGGCGCAGCTGCGGCGTTTCAGTCATAACGATCCGGAGAGCCTGGCAGCACGGCTCGCGTCACCCTGCGAGGGGGAGACGCTGGTGGTGACCGAGGGGATTTTCAGCATGGATGGCGACAGTGCGCCGCTGGCTGCGCTGGCACAACAGACGCAGCAGGCAGAGGGCTGGCTGCTGGTGGATGATGCACACGGCATCGGTGTAGTAGGTGAGCAGGGGCGCGGCAGCTGCTGGCAGCAGGGCGTTAAACCGGAACTGCTGGTGGTCACCTTTGGCAAAGCTTTTGGCGTCAGCGGTGCTGCGCTGCTGTGCTGCGCCGATATCGCTGACTATTTCCTGCAGTTCAGCCGGCATCTGATTTACTCCACCGCCATGCCCGCCGCACAAGCCACTGCGCTGCAGGCGGCGCTGCGCGAAATTCAGCAGGGCGATGTGCTGCGCCAGCAGTTGCAGCAGAACATTGCGCATTTCCGGCGTGGCGCGGCCTCGCTGCCGTGGCAATTGATGGACTCTGCCAGCGCGATTCAGCCGCTGCTGATAGGTGAAAACAGCGATGCAATGGCGCTCTCTCAGCGACTGGCGGAGGCAGGCTGCTGGGTCAGTGCGATCCGACCGCCTACCGTGCCGCCGGGAACGGCCCGGCTGCGTATTACCCTGACCGCGGCACATCGCCCTGAAGATATTGACCGGTTACTGGAGGCGCTGCATGACGCTGCGGGTTGA
- a CDS encoding ABC transporter ATP-binding protein has product MLSLRSVNQFYGQNHILWDVDLDLSPGTCTGILGRPGMGKTTLVNCIMGRLPINSGTISWKEDGSPPEDLLLQPAEQRAQMGIGYVPQGRHIFTQMSVEDNLLIALLAGASQRDRHRAIPEMVFDLFPALYSLRQQRSGDLPIDQQQQLALARALVLQPKLLILDEPTDGMSPWLEEEMGNLIRRLNLDYGLTILLLEQRLSLIRRVADYFLLLHRGRNVAQGSMEQLDDHTVDKWLTVA; this is encoded by the coding sequence ATGCTGAGTCTACGTTCGGTAAATCAATTTTACGGTCAGAACCATATTCTGTGGGATGTGGACCTGGATCTGTCGCCTGGCACCTGCACCGGCATTCTGGGCCGTCCTGGCATGGGCAAAACCACGCTGGTCAACTGCATTATGGGCAGATTGCCGATTAACAGCGGCACAATTTCCTGGAAAGAGGATGGCTCGCCGCCGGAAGATTTGCTGCTGCAACCGGCTGAACAGCGGGCGCAGATGGGGATTGGCTATGTGCCTCAGGGCCGCCATATTTTTACCCAGATGAGCGTGGAAGATAACCTGCTGATTGCCCTGCTCGCGGGTGCCAGCCAGCGCGACCGTCATCGTGCTATTCCTGAAATGGTATTTGATTTGTTCCCGGCGCTCTACTCGCTGCGCCAGCAACGCAGCGGCGATCTGCCCATCGATCAGCAGCAACAGCTGGCACTGGCGCGCGCGCTGGTGCTGCAGCCCAAACTGCTGATTCTGGATGAGCCGACTGATGGGATGTCGCCGTGGCTGGAAGAGGAGATGGGCAACCTGATCCGCCGGCTTAACCTTGATTACGGGCTGACCATTCTGCTGCTGGAGCAGCGGCTGTCGCTGATCCGGCGTGTGGCGGACTATTTCCTGCTGCTGCACCGTGGCCGTAATGTGGCGCAGGGCAGCATGGAGCAGCTCGATGACCACACCGTGGATAAGTGGCTGACGGTCGCCTGA
- the pgl gene encoding 6-phosphogluconolactonase: MKQVVYTASPESQQIHVWQMNDEGALTLLQVIDVAGQVQPMVVSPKRDFLYVGVRPNFRVLAFRIAADGTLTEAGQATLPGSPTHISTDREGRFLFCGSYNDACVSVSPIGDDGIPQAPLQVINGLDGCHSANIDTDNKTLYVPALKQDRICLFALGADGQLTPRKQAQVTTVEGAGPRHMQFHPGGQYAYCVNELDSTVDVWALNTGEGEAESVQTLDMMPPDFSGTRWAADIHLTPDGRFLYACDRTSSTLAIFSVSELGDELTLEGFQPTETQPRGFNIDHSGRFLVAAGQKSHHIEVYAISEPKGLLQPLGRYAVGQGPMWVVIHQLQA; the protein is encoded by the coding sequence ATGAAACAGGTTGTCTACACCGCCAGTCCCGAGAGCCAGCAGATTCACGTCTGGCAGATGAATGATGAGGGTGCGCTGACGTTGCTTCAGGTGATCGATGTCGCCGGCCAGGTTCAGCCGATGGTGGTGAGTCCGAAACGCGATTTTCTCTATGTCGGTGTGCGTCCCAATTTTCGCGTGCTGGCGTTCCGGATTGCCGCCGATGGTACGCTGACCGAAGCCGGTCAGGCAACGCTGCCCGGCAGTCCGACCCACATTTCCACCGATCGCGAGGGCCGGTTCCTGTTCTGCGGCTCCTACAATGATGCCTGCGTCAGCGTCAGCCCGATTGGCGATGATGGCATTCCGCAGGCCCCGCTACAGGTAATCAACGGCCTGGATGGCTGTCACTCAGCCAATATCGACACTGACAATAAAACGCTCTACGTCCCGGCACTGAAGCAGGATCGTATCTGTCTGTTTGCGCTGGGCGCAGACGGTCAGCTGACGCCGCGCAAACAGGCGCAGGTCACGACGGTAGAGGGTGCAGGCCCGCGTCATATGCAGTTCCATCCGGGCGGCCAGTATGCTTACTGCGTGAATGAGCTGGACAGTACTGTTGATGTCTGGGCATTAAATACCGGTGAAGGCGAAGCGGAAAGCGTGCAGACGCTGGATATGATGCCGCCGGACTTCAGCGGTACGCGCTGGGCAGCCGATATTCACCTGACGCCGGATGGCCGTTTCCTCTACGCCTGCGACCGCACCAGCAGCACGCTGGCGATTTTCAGCGTCAGCGAACTGGGCGATGAACTGACGCTGGAAGGGTTCCAGCCGACGGAAACGCAGCCGCGCGGGTTCAATATCGATCACAGCGGACGTTTTCTGGTGGCGGCGGGACAGAAATCGCATCACATCGAAGTGTATGCGATTAGCGAACCGAAGGGGCTGTTACAGCCGCTGGGACGTTATGCGGTAGGGCAGGGCCCGATGTGGGTGGTGATTCACCAGTTGCAGGCGTAA
- the bioB gene encoding biotin synthase BioB gives MAQRWTIAQAQALFDQPFLELMFEAQQVHRQHFDPRQVQVSTLLSIKTGACPEDCKYCPQSARYKTGLESERLMEVEEVLTSARQAKAAGSTRFCMGAAWKNPHERDMPYLEKMVEGVKAMGMETCMTLGTLSDQQAQRLAGAGLDYYNHNLDTSPEFYGSIITTRSYQERLDTLGKVRDAGIKVCSGGIVGLGETVNDRAGLLVQLANLPTPPESVPINMLVKVKGTPLADNDDVEPFDFIRTIAVARIMMPTSHVRLSAGREQMSEQTQAMCFMAGANSIFYGCKLLTTPNPEEDKDRVLFRKLGLNPEHTHTQHGDQQQEEQLSEQLFHADTEQFYNAAL, from the coding sequence ATGGCTCAACGCTGGACAATTGCACAGGCGCAAGCGCTGTTTGATCAACCTTTTCTTGAACTGATGTTTGAAGCGCAGCAGGTGCATCGTCAGCACTTCGACCCGCGCCAGGTGCAGGTCAGTACCCTGCTGTCGATTAAAACCGGCGCCTGTCCGGAAGATTGCAAATATTGCCCGCAGAGCGCGCGCTACAAGACCGGCCTGGAGTCGGAACGTCTGATGGAAGTGGAGGAGGTACTGACCTCCGCGCGTCAGGCCAAAGCCGCGGGTTCAACCCGTTTCTGCATGGGTGCCGCGTGGAAAAACCCGCACGAGCGCGATATGCCTTACCTGGAAAAAATGGTTGAAGGCGTGAAGGCGATGGGAATGGAAACCTGCATGACGCTCGGTACGCTCAGCGATCAACAGGCGCAGCGGCTGGCGGGCGCGGGCCTTGATTACTACAACCATAACCTCGACACCTCACCGGAGTTCTACGGCTCTATCATCACGACCCGCAGCTACCAGGAACGTCTCGATACGCTGGGCAAAGTGCGCGACGCCGGGATCAAAGTCTGTTCGGGCGGTATCGTTGGCCTGGGAGAAACCGTGAACGACCGCGCCGGTCTGCTGGTGCAGTTAGCCAATCTGCCGACGCCGCCAGAGAGCGTGCCGATCAACATGCTGGTCAAGGTCAAAGGCACGCCGCTGGCGGACAACGATGACGTAGAGCCTTTCGATTTTATCCGCACCATCGCGGTAGCGCGCATCATGATGCCAACCTCGCATGTGCGTCTCTCCGCGGGCCGCGAGCAGATGAGCGAGCAGACTCAGGCGATGTGCTTTATGGCCGGGGCGAACTCGATTTTCTACGGCTGCAAACTGCTGACCACGCCGAATCCGGAAGAGGATAAAGACCGCGTGCTGTTCCGCAAACTGGGGCTGAACCCGGAGCATACCCACACCCAACATGGCGATCAGCAGCAGGAAGAACAACTCAGCGAGCAGCTGTTCCATGCCGACACTGAACAGTTCTACAACGCGGCACTGTAA
- the bioC gene encoding malonyl-ACP O-methyltransferase BioC, protein MTLRVDKQAVARAFGRAASHYDAHAALQRLSGNALLARAPVQSGLQLLDAGCGTGWYSRVWRERGKQVTALDLSPQMLQQARDNDAAQHYLAGDIDALPLADNSLDLVWSNLAVQWSENLPGALRQFRRVLRPTGTLLFSTLGDGSLQEVHEAWSHLDASPHANRFLSETQIAAACYAEQLHCSAEKVTLHFPDALSAMRSLKGIGATHLHQGRDGQLLTRQRLNQLEAHWPRDRHGYRLSYHLIYGVSAS, encoded by the coding sequence ATGACGCTGCGGGTTGATAAGCAGGCGGTGGCGCGCGCCTTTGGCCGCGCGGCCAGCCATTATGATGCGCATGCTGCGCTGCAGCGCCTCAGCGGCAATGCGCTGCTGGCACGTGCACCCGTACAGAGCGGACTGCAGCTGCTGGATGCCGGGTGTGGCACCGGCTGGTACAGCAGGGTATGGCGTGAGCGGGGCAAACAGGTCACGGCGCTGGATCTCTCTCCGCAGATGCTGCAACAGGCGCGGGACAACGACGCGGCGCAGCACTATCTGGCGGGCGACATCGACGCACTGCCGCTGGCGGATAACAGCCTCGACCTGGTGTGGAGTAACCTGGCTGTGCAGTGGAGTGAAAATCTGCCCGGCGCGCTGCGTCAGTTCCGGCGCGTGCTGCGCCCCACTGGCACGCTGCTGTTTTCTACGCTGGGCGATGGCTCGTTGCAGGAGGTGCATGAAGCCTGGTCCCATCTGGATGCGTCGCCGCACGCCAACCGCTTTCTCAGCGAGACGCAGATTGCGGCGGCCTGCTACGCAGAGCAACTGCATTGCAGCGCGGAAAAAGTGACGCTGCATTTTCCCGATGCGCTCAGCGCCATGCGTTCGCTGAAAGGGATCGGCGCGACCCATCTGCATCAGGGCCGCGACGGGCAGCTCCTCACCCGACAACGACTCAACCAGTTAGAGGCGCACTGGCCGCGCGACCGGCACGGCTATCGCCTGAGTTACCATTTAATTTATGGAGTAAGTGCATCATGA
- the modA gene encoding molybdate ABC transporter substrate-binding protein, protein MSSNYTRWGVAALVTVSLAGQAVAADNITVFAAASLTNAMQDIASQYQKEKGVTVVSSFASSSTLARQLEQGAPADLFISADQQWMNDAVAKKSVITRTRYTLLGNDLVLIAPRSAAAKAVTLDPQTDWKTLLHGERLAVGDPDHVPAGIYAKEALQKLGAWDGVAPALAPANNVRAALALVERNETPYGIVYGSDAVASDKVQVVGRFPATSHKPVEYPMAIVNDHDTATVQAFYDYLKGPQAAAIFKHYGFTPTK, encoded by the coding sequence ATGTCATCAAATTACACCCGCTGGGGCGTCGCGGCGCTGGTCACCGTATCGCTGGCCGGACAGGCAGTGGCCGCCGATAACATTACCGTGTTCGCCGCGGCTTCGCTGACCAATGCGATGCAGGATATTGCCAGTCAGTATCAGAAGGAAAAGGGCGTGACAGTCGTCTCTTCGTTCGCCTCATCCTCCACGCTGGCGCGTCAGCTTGAACAGGGTGCGCCTGCCGACCTGTTTATCTCTGCCGATCAGCAGTGGATGAATGATGCGGTGGCGAAGAAAAGCGTGATAACCCGCACCCGCTATACCCTGCTGGGCAACGACCTGGTACTGATTGCGCCACGGAGTGCCGCAGCTAAAGCGGTGACGCTGGATCCGCAGACCGACTGGAAAACATTGCTGCACGGCGAACGTCTGGCGGTGGGCGATCCGGACCACGTTCCGGCGGGTATCTATGCTAAAGAGGCGTTGCAGAAGCTGGGAGCCTGGGATGGCGTTGCGCCCGCGTTAGCGCCCGCTAATAATGTGCGGGCAGCACTGGCGCTGGTCGAGCGTAACGAAACCCCATACGGCATTGTCTACGGATCTGATGCGGTCGCCAGCGATAAAGTGCAGGTGGTCGGGCGTTTTCCGGCAACCAGTCACAAACCGGTGGAATATCCGATGGCGATCGTAAACGATCACGACACGGCCACCGTTCAAGCCTTTTATGATTACCTGAAAGGGCCGCAGGCTGCGGCGATTTTCAAACATTACGGATTCACACCGACGAAATGA
- the bioD gene encoding dethiobiotin synthase translates to MKRLFITGTDTEVGKTVASGALLQAAAAAGYRCAGYKPVASGCEMTPEGLRNSDALALQRFSSVPLSYQQVNPLAFIEPTSPHIVSAEEGRPITHLALSAGLAALEPLADWILVEGAGGWYTPLSETHTYADWVVSEQLPVILVVGIKLGCINHAMLTAEAVRARGLLLVGWIANTVEPPGKRYQEYLSSLKQRLPAPCLGTIPYLTDAAQQASCGQYLTLPQ, encoded by the coding sequence ATGAAACGGCTGTTTATTACCGGCACCGACACCGAAGTCGGTAAAACTGTCGCCAGCGGCGCACTGTTGCAGGCCGCCGCCGCTGCGGGCTACCGCTGTGCAGGCTATAAGCCGGTTGCTTCAGGCTGTGAGATGACGCCAGAGGGGCTCCGCAACAGTGATGCGCTGGCGCTGCAGCGCTTCAGCAGCGTGCCGTTGAGCTACCAGCAGGTCAATCCGCTGGCGTTTATCGAACCGACCTCGCCGCACATCGTCAGCGCTGAAGAGGGCAGGCCGATCACCCATCTGGCACTGTCAGCAGGTCTGGCAGCGCTGGAGCCGCTGGCGGACTGGATTCTGGTCGAAGGCGCGGGCGGCTGGTATACCCCGTTGTCAGAGACGCACACCTATGCGGACTGGGTGGTCAGCGAACAGCTGCCCGTGATTCTGGTGGTGGGAATTAAGCTCGGCTGCATCAATCACGCCATGCTCACCGCCGAGGCGGTGCGCGCGCGTGGCCTGCTGCTGGTGGGCTGGATCGCTAACACCGTCGAGCCGCCAGGCAAACGCTATCAGGAATATCTCTCCAGCCTGAAGCAACGACTACCTGCCCCCTGCCTGGGCACGATTCCGTATCTCACCGATGCAGCGCAGCAGGCGTCCTGTGGACAGTACCTGACGCTGCCGCAGTGA
- the modB gene encoding molybdate ABC transporter permease subunit — protein sequence MILSDPEWQAVLLSLKVSGIAVLGSLPFGILMAWILVRCRFPGKALLDSLIHLPLVLPPVVVGYLLLVSLGRRGFIGEKLFDWFGFSFAFSWRGAALASAVIAFPLMVRAIRLALEAVDSRLEQAARTLGAGRWRVFFTITLPLTLPGVIAGTVLAFARSLGEFGATITFVSNIPGETRTLPLAMFTLIETPGAEGAAARLCIIAIVLALASLLASEGLARAGRKRMGS from the coding sequence ATGATACTCAGCGATCCCGAATGGCAGGCAGTGCTGCTTAGCCTTAAAGTCTCTGGCATAGCCGTGCTTGGCAGTCTGCCGTTTGGCATTCTGATGGCCTGGATTCTGGTGCGCTGCCGTTTTCCCGGCAAAGCGCTGCTCGACAGCCTGATCCACCTGCCGCTGGTGCTGCCGCCAGTAGTGGTAGGTTATCTGCTGCTGGTTAGCCTGGGGCGACGCGGCTTCATTGGCGAAAAGCTTTTTGACTGGTTCGGTTTCAGCTTTGCGTTCAGCTGGCGCGGTGCAGCGCTGGCTTCCGCCGTTATCGCCTTTCCCTTGATGGTACGCGCTATCCGGCTGGCGCTGGAAGCGGTGGATAGCCGGCTGGAGCAGGCGGCACGTACGCTGGGTGCCGGACGCTGGCGGGTCTTTTTCACCATCACACTGCCGCTGACGTTGCCAGGCGTGATCGCCGGAACGGTGCTGGCGTTTGCCCGATCGCTGGGCGAATTCGGTGCCACCATTACCTTTGTGTCCAATATTCCCGGTGAAACGCGCACGCTTCCGCTGGCAATGTTTACCCTGATCGAAACCCCTGGTGCAGAGGGTGCGGCGGCACGGCTCTGTATCATCGCTATCGTACTGGCACTGGCGTCACTGCTGGCGTCGGAAGGGCTGGCACGCGCAGGCCGCAAGCGGATGGGAAGCTGA
- a CDS encoding kinase inhibitor: MRVFSQDFNDGEKMPEKHVFNGMGYQGENISPHLAWEAAPEGTKSFVVTCYDPDAPTGSGWWHWVVANIPASTTSLPQGAGSGKASLPAGAIQTRTDFGQAGYGGAAPPQGETHRYIFTVHALDVETIEVDEGASGAMVGFNVHFHALASASLTVNYQ, from the coding sequence ATGCGCGTTTTTAGTCAGGACTTTAATGACGGCGAAAAGATGCCAGAAAAGCATGTTTTCAACGGAATGGGTTATCAGGGCGAGAATATTTCTCCCCATCTTGCCTGGGAAGCGGCACCGGAAGGCACCAAAAGTTTTGTGGTGACCTGCTACGATCCTGATGCGCCGACGGGTTCCGGCTGGTGGCACTGGGTCGTGGCGAATATTCCGGCCAGCACCACGTCACTGCCGCAGGGTGCCGGTTCCGGCAAAGCGTCACTGCCAGCAGGCGCAATCCAGACCCGTACCGATTTCGGTCAGGCGGGCTATGGTGGCGCGGCGCCGCCTCAGGGCGAAACCCATCGCTACATTTTCACCGTGCATGCGCTGGATGTGGAGACGATTGAGGTGGATGAAGGCGCCAGTGGCGCAATGGTCGGCTTTAATGTGCATTTCCACGCACTGGCGAGCGCCTCGCTGACCGTGAATTATCAGTAA
- a CDS encoding pyridoxal phosphatase, with protein MSYRVIALDLDGTLLTPAKTILPQSIDALNQARQAGVHVAIVTGRHHCAIHPFYQALQLDTPAICCNGTYLYDYRAKKVLASDPLDPQLALQVIDRLDQQQIHGLLYVDDAMLYQTPTGHVMRTLKWAESLPEHQRPLFCQVPDLAQAARDAGSIWKFALSHDNHQELQQFATTVEAELGLACEWSWHDQVDIARGGNSKGKRLAQWVESLGLSMSDVIAFGDNYNDLSMLETAGLGVAMGNADEAIKARVKKVIGTNIEPGIADTLRQYVL; from the coding sequence ATGAGCTACCGAGTAATTGCCCTCGACCTCGACGGCACGCTGCTGACCCCAGCCAAAACGATTCTGCCGCAGTCAATTGACGCGCTGAACCAGGCCCGCCAGGCGGGTGTTCATGTCGCTATCGTGACCGGACGCCATCACTGCGCTATCCACCCTTTTTATCAGGCGCTACAACTGGATACACCCGCAATCTGCTGTAATGGCACCTATTTGTATGATTACCGTGCGAAAAAGGTGCTGGCGTCCGATCCTCTCGACCCGCAGCTGGCGTTACAGGTGATTGATAGGCTGGATCAGCAGCAGATTCACGGTTTGCTCTACGTGGATGATGCCATGCTCTATCAGACGCCGACCGGTCATGTGATGCGCACCCTGAAGTGGGCCGAATCGCTGCCTGAGCATCAGCGTCCGCTGTTCTGTCAGGTGCCTGATTTAGCCCAGGCGGCACGTGACGCCGGTTCGATCTGGAAGTTTGCCCTGTCGCACGACAACCATCAGGAGCTGCAACAGTTCGCCACTACAGTGGAAGCGGAGCTGGGGCTGGCCTGCGAATGGTCATGGCACGATCAGGTGGATATCGCCAGAGGCGGCAACAGCAAAGGCAAACGGCTGGCGCAGTGGGTTGAATCGCTGGGGCTGAGCATGTCCGATGTGATCGCGTTTGGTGATAACTACAACGACCTCAGCATGCTGGAAACGGCCGGTCTGGGCGTGGCGATGGGCAATGCCGACGAGGCGATCAAAGCGCGGGTGAAAAAGGTAATCGGCACCAATATTGAACCCGGCATTGCCGACACCCTCCGTCAGTACGTGTTGTAA